From the Candidatus Krumholzibacteriia bacterium genome, the window AGACCAGCGTCGCCCCGACGGTGTGTCCGCCGGCGGTGAAGCGGGCGTGCACGGTGTGGGCGTCGATCGTGCGCCACTCGATCCCGGGGTCGAGCAGTGCCGTCGGCGCGAGCAGGCACAGATCGTTGAAGACGGTGACCGTCTCGGCGCGGCCGAGGTCCTCGCCACGCTGCTGGACGAGCGGAACCATCGACAGGAGACGGACGTCCATGCGCGCGCGGCCGCGGTCGTAGACGTGCAGCACGTCGACGGGCAGACCCGTGCGGCGCGCGTCCATCAGGAACAGGCGCGCCGGTTCGTCGGTGAACAGGTACTGCTCGGCCTGGAAGGGCATCCACGCCTCGTCGGGCGCCGAGCGGATCCGCCCGCTCCAGCGCACGCGCACCGATTCGACGCGCGGTTCGCCCACCGCACCCGTCGCCCGCAGATAGCGCTGCACCGGAGGCGGCACCGATTCCAGGTCGTCCTCCGTCACGTCGGCCGGCACGGTCGCACCCGGTTCCAGCCGTTCCCGGACCGCCGCCCGGTACTCGGCGGCCAGGCTCCAGGGGCCCTGCGACGCCAGGCCGTGCACGGCCAGCAGCAGCACGAAGAGGTTGGCCAGCGTGCCGAAGCGGGCATCGGACCACGACGTCACGATCACGACCTGCGACACCACGACCGCGCCGAAGGCGAGCATCCACCAAACACCGGGAGCCGCGACGAACGCGGCGGCGGTGACGAGCATCGACACCGCGGCGGCCAACCACAACAGGCCGACGGGCCG encodes:
- a CDS encoding DUF6544 family protein yields the protein MRWILAIPIVVHGLIHLLGFAKAFGLAEMPELRIPIARPVGLLWLAAAVSMLVTAAAFVAAPGVWWMLAFGAVVVSQVVIVTSWSDARFGTLANLFVLLLAVHGLASQGPWSLAAEYRAAVRERLEPGATVPADVTEDDLESVPPPVQRYLRATGAVGEPRVESVRVRWSGRIRSAPDEAWMPFQAEQYLFTDEPARLFLMDARRTGLPVDVLHVYDRGRARMDVRLLSMVPLVQQRGEDLGRAETVTVFNDLCLLAPTALLDPGIEWRTIDAHTVHARFTAGGHTVGATLVFGSDGELVDFVSDDRARSTDTGLEPTPWSTPVGDYVRVGPRRVIGRGEGRWHPDEGEFVYLELDLLAYEPNVHAQPGSR